The region ATTTTCCCCGGCGATCGCCTTGGCGGAACTCTGTTTACCCTGCTCCCTGCGACTGGACTCGGAAAAGTTGCCTAGTCTGGGGGAAATTATGCAGATTTTTGCCACCTGGGGCTACGGCTGGGACGTCATCCCCGTGGCGGATCGACAATATCAAACCTGGGGATTGTTGAGTGTTGGCAATCTCATCCGCTCAGTAAATCTTTGTCAATTGTGGCAAAATCTTCCCCTCCAGGTGACGGCATCTCCTCCCCTTTGCCTCGGGTCAGAAACCACTTTGGGGCAATTGATCCGCCATTGTTTCGAGCAGCAAATTTCTAGTCTTCCGGTGGTCTATTCCTCCCCCCTACTACCCACCGCCACCACCCGCATTCCCCTGGGTAATGTCAGTCTCAGCCATTATTTTAGGAGTCCCAACTATGGCTCTCTCGGTCTGGATAATCCCATTGGCCCAGACCTCAGCCCCACTTTTCCCCTCTGCACCATTAACCAAACCTATTGCCATGCCAGGGAGCTACTCCGCCGGCAGAATGACGATTATGTGATCGTCACCAATATCAGTGGTGCTTTTGTGGGTTGGGTAGGGCCCCAGCAATGGCTTGCCACTGTCCAACCAGATGTTTTGCTAGAGGCTCTGCAACGGGAAATGGAAATGCCCCGCATTGTCCAGCATTTGGAAGCCCGCATCGTTTGGCAACAGCAACAACAACAACGTAACCAGCATTTAATTCAAAAATTACTCAGCCATAATCCCAATCTTATTTATCTCTACGATCTGGTCAAAAATGAAATCCTCTATCTCAATATCCCCTCCACTTTGGTAGACGGTGATTCCGGTGAGGCATCAATTCCCAACCCAATGGTCGAGGCTGGCCCCTGGCAGGCTCTCTTGCTTCCCCCCAATTATTTTGCCCGGGAAGAATTGGTGACTCTCCAAGCCCACGAGAAAAGGGAATTTAACTTTGAATTTACCGATGCCCGGCGATCGGTACAATACTTCACCGTCGAAATTTCCGCCTTTGAAATTGATGGGGGCGGTCAAACCAGCAAAATTCTCTGTTTGGCCCAGGACGTTAGCCAAGGCAAACGAGCGGAAGCGGCGCTCCATACCAAGGAACAACAATTGCAAATCCTGGTAAATACTATTGCCGATGGCATTGTCATTTTAGATAACCGTGACAAGGTAATTTACGCCAATCCCATGGCTTGCCAGATGTTTGGCCTCAGTGAGGAGGAGTTTTTACAATCTCAACTGGGGCTGTCCAACCAAGAGCAAACGGAAATTGGCATTAATGTCTCCCCGGAAGAGGAAGGGGTGGGGGAAATTAAGGCTGTGCCCATCCATTGGCAAGGGGAAGATTGCCGCTTGGTAACGGTGCGGGATGTGACCGATCGCCAACGGGTGTTGAGGAAACTACGGGAGAGCGAACAAGTCCACCGCACTTTGTTAGAGGCCTTACCTAATCTGGTTTGGCGACTGTCTTCCACTGGCGACGTGTGGGAGTGCAATCAACGGACGTTGGCCTATTTTGGTCGCCGGGGTCGAAAAATTCTGGGCAACACTTGGCAGCAGTTTATTGAACCAGGAGAACGGGAAAGGGTGCAAAGACAGTGGCATCAAGGCATCGCCGCCCAGGAATTTTTCCAGTTGGAGTGTCGATTTTGGAGGAGTGATGGTCAATACCGTTGGCATCTGTTGCAGATATTACCCCTGGAGGACCGCTTTGGCAGTATCAACGGTTGGCTGGCCAGCAGCACGGATATTGATGATCTGAAGCAAGCAGAAAGGGCCCTGCGCAACCAGGCCCAACAGGAAAAACTTTTATCTTCCATCAGCCAGAGAATTCGGGAGTCCCTCAAACTAGAAACGATTTTGCGCACCACTGTGACCGAAGTGCGCCGTACCATTCGCGCTGACCGGGTGTTGATTTACCATATCCAAGAGGACGGTGTGGGCACCACGATCGCCGAATCGGTGGTCAATGGCCAACCCTCAGTGATGCAAATGGATCTCAGTCCAGAAAACTTTCCGCCGGAGTGCTACCAACGCTACCTTAATGGTTATATCTATGCATCCCATGACCAATTACCGGATTATGCCAGCAATTGTGCCGTGCAATGTTTCACCGTGGCGGAGTCCCAATCCAGAATAGTTGCCCCCATTGTCTTTGATCATGGCCTTTGGGGGTTACTAATTGTGCACCAGTGCTCCACTACCCGCACTTGGCAAACGGCAGAAATCCAATTAATGCAAAGCCTCGGTAACCAATTGGCGATCGCCATTCAACAATCATTACTGTACGAACGCTTACAGGAAGAACTATCCGAAAGGCAAAGGGCCGAACAAAAACTGTTGGCAGTCAACCAACTGCAAAAAGGCATTTTTGATGTGGCCAACTACATGATTATCTCCACCGACAGGGAGGGCTTTATCCGTACCTTTAATCGCACTGCGGAGGAAATTTTGGGCTACACAGCGGCGGAACTGATTGGCCAGCAAACCCCCCTCATTTTCCACGACCTAGAAGAAATGACCAGCCAAGCCGCCCAGATCTCCCAACAGCTAGGGCAAACCCTGGTGCCCAATTCCATCGACATGTTTGCCATTCCCGCTATCCAATGGGGGGTTTACGAAAGGGAATGGACTTACATCACTAAAACTGGCGATCGCCTACCGGTGTACATTTCCATCACCGCCCTGAGGGATGACCAGGGTAACGTGGACGGCTTAGTGGGGGTAATCACCGACCTAAGGCGACAAAAGCAAATTGAAATAGAGCGGCAAAACCTCGATTTTGTGGTCAAAAATAGCACCGAGTTAATTGTCATCACCGACCTAGAGCAAAAGGTCATCTTCCTCAACCAGGCAGGGCAATCACTAATGGGTCTAGAAAACTTGGAAGCCGCCCAAAGCACCTATTTGAGCGAATATGTGAGTCCCGAGTACCTCAATTTTTGGCAAACAGAAATTATTCCCCAGGTATTCCGTGCCGGCGCTTGGGAGGGGGAATTCAGTCTGCAACATTACCAAACTGCCGCCGAAATTCCCGTCACCGCCTCAGTGTTTCTCCTTCAAGATGGCAACGGACAACACCCAGTCAACCTAGTGGCGATCGTCCACGATATCACCCACATTAAAAATGCTGAAAAGCGTATTTTGGCGGCCCTGGAAACGGAAAAGGAATTGGGGGAATTGCGTTCCCGGTTTATTTCCACCACGTCCCATGAATTTCGTACTCCTTTAGCAATTATCAGTTCCTCCACTGGCATCTTGAAAAAATATTGGTCAAAACTGGATGGGCAAAGGCGCGGCCAACACCTGGAACGCATCCAGGAAAGTGTTCATCATATGGTGGAACTACTGGATGACGTGCTCACCATTAACCGGGCGGAAACTAAGTATCTGCCATTTGAGCCCCAACTCCTAGATTTAGTCGGCTTTTGTCAGGGCATCACTGATGAACTCCAGGGCAGTACAGAATACCATTGCCTGTTATTCAGCTATGATGGCCTTAGGGCCGGGGAAGCCGTCGCCTTTGACCCCAAATTGTTAAGGCAAATTTTGACTAACCTCCTTGGTAATGCGATCAAATACTCTCCTCCAGGCCACCAGGTGGAATTTCGCCTCCAACGCCGGGGGGATGATGGCATTTTTTCTGTCCAGGACTACGGTATCGGCATTGCCCCGGAGGAAATACCAAATCTATTCGATAGTTTTTACCGAGGCACCAATGTTGGTTCCGTTCCTGGAACCGGTTTGGGACTGCCCATTGTCAAAAAATGTGCCGAACTCCACGGCGGTGCCATTACTGTGACCAGCCAATTAGGCCAAGGTAGTCGCTTTGAGGTGGATTTACCCCTCTGGTACAGTTAGGCAACCATTGTCGTGGTGTCCCCAAACTGTTAGAATGACAATTCTGATCTTTGTGAACCCACCCTTTTTACAGTTACGTACCTTAGAGAGCAACCGTGGCTAATATTAAGTCCGCCCTGAAGCGCATCGAAATTGCTGAACGCAACCGACTCCAGAACAAAAGCTATAAGTCGGCCATCAAAACCCTGATGAAAAAAACCTTTCAATCGGTGGAGGCCTACGCCAATGACCCCAATCCTGACAATCTTGATACGATCAACACCAGTATGGCCGCCGCTTTCAGCAAAATTGATAAGGCGGTGAAGTGCAAGGTAATCCACAAAAACAATGCGGCCCGCAAAAAGGCTCGCCTAGCCAAAGCCCTCCAAAGCGCCCTGCCGGCCGCCTAGGCACCGTCCTTCCCCCAGGGGGAGTTAGTAGTTTTGGGTAAATTTTGGCTAACTACATTGACCCATCGGTGTTCTAGCTGGGGACAACCTCTGGTTTTTGGTTACTTGGACGATCGCCCACGGCATTAGGGGAACCATGCATCTAGTTGATACCCATGTCCACATTAACTTTGATGTTTTTGCGGCGGATTTAGACCAGTTACAGCACCGCTGGCAACAGGCGGGGGTGGTGCAGTTGGTTCATTCCTGTGTTAAGCCCCAGGAGTTTGACCAGATCCAGACCCTGGCTGATCGTTTTCCTGAACTGTTTTTTGCCGTGGGGCTCCATCCCTTGGACGCCCAGGATTGGCAAACTGATACTGCTGGACAAATTCTTGACTATGCCAGGGCAGATAACCGGGTGGTGGCCATTGGTGAAATGGGTTTGGATTTTTTCAAAGCCGATAACCGTGACCATCAAATTGAAGTTTTCCGAGCCCAGTTGGCGATCGCCAGGCAATTAAATCGGCCGGTTATCATCCATTGCCGGGATGCCGCTGATACCATGCGCCAAGTATTGACGGAGTTTCAACAAGAACAAGGCCCTGTAACCGGGGTAATGCACTGCTGGGGCGGTAGTCCTGAGGAAACCCAATGGTTTTTAGACCTGGGTTTTTACATCAGTTTTAGCGGTACGGTGACTTTCAAAAAAGCGGAAGCTATCCAAGCCAGTGCCCAGATGGTGCCCCCCGATCGCCTGTTGGTAGAAACCGATTGTCCTTTTTTGGCGCCGGTACCTCAACGGGGTAAACGCAACGAACCAGCCTTTGTCCGCCATGTGGCCGAGGCGATCTCCGCCCTGCGCCATGTCCCCCTAGAAACCCTTGCCCAACAAACCACCGCCAATGCCCGCAATCTTTTTAAACTACCAGTGCCGGCCTAATCTGAGGGCATCGTCCCACCGGTAACACCCCCCGGCCGTCCCTGACCCCAACCACCGCAATTTTCCGGAGACTTCTGAGCCACCATGACTAACCTTGCCACCACGATGTTGCCCGATTTAATTGAAATCCAACATGCTAGTTTCCACTGGTTTTTGGAGGAAGGTTTAATCGAGGAATTGAACAGTTTTTCACCGATTTCTGACTACACGGGCAAGCTAGAACTCCACTTTTTGGGCAAAGATTACAAGCTCAAACAGCCCAAATACGACGTTGATGAGTCCAAGCGGCGGGATGCCAGTTATTCGGTTCAAATGTATGTGCCGACCCGTCTGGTCAACAAAGAAACCGGGGAAATTAAGGAGCAAGAAGTCTTCATCGGCGATCTTCCCTTGATGACGGAACGGGGGACTTTCATCATCAACGGTGCCGAGCGGGTCATCGTTAACCAAATTGTTCGATCGCCGGGGGTTTACTACAAAAAGGAACTGGATAAAAACGGTCGCCGCACCTATTCCGCTTCCCTGATTCCTAACCGGGGGGCCTGGCTTAAATTTGAAACCGACAAAAACGGCTTAGTCTACGTCCGCATCGATAAAACCCGCAAGTTGTCCGCCCAAGTCCTACTCAAGGCGATCGGTCTCAGCGATAACGAAATCCTCGATTCCCTCAGCCATCCAGAGTTTTTCCAAAAAACCCTCGACAAAGAAGGGAATCCCACCGAAGAAGAAGCCCTGGTGGAACTCTACAAAAAACTCCGCCCCGGCGAACCCCCCACCGTCAGTGGTGGTCAGCAGTTATTGGAGTCCCGCTTCTTCGACCCCAAACGCTACGATCTTGGCCGAGTGGGGCGCTACAAACTCAACAAAAAACTCCGGCTCAACGAAGCCGACACTACCCGGGTGCTCACTCCCCAGGATATTCTTGCCGCCATTAACTATCTGATCAACCTAGAATTTGACGTTGGCACCACCGACGACATCGACCACTTGGGTAATCGTCGAGTGCGCTCCGTTGGAGAGTTGCTACAAAACCAAATCCGGGTGGGCTTGAATCGCCTAGAGCGTATTATTCGGGAGCGCATGACCGTCAGCGAATCCGATGCCCTCACCCCTGCCTCCCTGGTGAATCCCAAACCCCTAGTGGCGGCCATCAAAGAATTTTTTGGCTCCTCCCAACTCTCCCAGTTCATGGACCAAACCAACCCCCTGGCGGAGTTGACCCATAAACGAAGGATTTCCGCCTTGGGCCCCGGGGGCCTGACCAGGGAGCGGGCCGGGTTTGCCGTACGTGATATTCACCCTTCCCACCACGGCCGTATTTGTCCTGTGGAAACTCCGGAAGGCCCCAACGCCGGCTTGATTGGTTCCCTCGCCACCTGTGCCCGGGTCAATGATTACGGTTTCATCGAAACCCCTTATTTTCGGGTGGAAAGTGGTCGGGTCAGGAAAGATTTAGACCCCGTTTACCTCACCGCGGACGAAGAAGACGACATGCGGGTGGCCCCCGGGGACATTCCCACGGACGAAGAGGGCAACATCATCGGCGAATCCGTCCCCATTCGCTACCGCCAGGAATTTTCCACCACCAGCCCAGAACAAGTGGACTACGTGGCTGTCTCCCCGGTGCAAATTATTTCCGTTGCCACCTCCATGATTCCTTTCCTGGAGCACGACGATGCTAACCGGGCTCTGATGGGTTCCAACATGCAACGGCAAGCAGTGCCCCTGTTACGTCCTGAACGCCCCTTGGTGGGGACAGGTTTGGAAGCCCAGGCTGCGCGGGACTCCGGCATGGTGATTGTTTCCCGCACCCATGGCATTGTCACCTATGTGGATGCCACGGAAATCCGGGTACAGCCCCACTCCCCCGATAACCCAGCTGAGAAAGGGGACGAAATCGTCTACCCGATCCAAAAATACCAACGGTCTAACCAGGATACCTGCTTGAACCAGCGGCCTCTGGTCTATGCCGGGGAAGATGTGGTGCCAGGGCAAGTGTTAGCGGATGGTTCCGCCACGGAAGGGGGAGAATTGGCCCTGGGCCAAAACATTCTCGTTGCCTATATGCCCTGGGAGGGTTACAACTACGAGGACGCCATTCTGATCAGTGAACGACTGGTCTATGACGATGTCTACACCAGTATCCACATCGAAAAATTTGAAATTGAAGCCCGCCAAACCAAGCTAGGCCCAGAAGAGATTACCAGGGAAATCCCCAACGTTGGGGAAGATGCCCTCCGCAACCTTGATGAGCATGGCATTATCCGCATCGGTGCCTGGGTGGAATCCGGTGATATTCTCGTTGGTAAAGTCACTCCTAAAGGGGAAGCAGACCAGCCTCCAGAAGAAAAGCTACTGCGGGCCATTTTCGGTGAAAAAGCCCGGGACGTGCGGGATAACTCCCTGCGGGTACCCAACGGCGAAAAAGGACGGGTAGTGGATGTGCGGGTGTTCACCCGGGAGAAAGGGGACGAATTGCCCCCCGGCGCCAATATGGTAGTGCGGATTTACGTTGCCCAAAAACGAAAAATCCAAGTGGGGGACAAAATGGCTGGTCGCCACGGCAATAAGGGAATTATTTCCCGCATTTTGCCCATTGAAGACATGCCCTACCTCCCTGATGGTCGCCCCATTGACATTGCCCTCAATCCCCTGGGGGTTCCCTCCCGGATGAACGTGGGCCAGGTATTTGAGTGCATGCTGGGATGGGCCGGGGAAAACCTCGGTGTACGCTTCAAAATTACCCCCTTCGACGAAATGTATGGGGAGGAAGCGTCCCGGGATACAGTCCATGGCCTGTTGGAAGAAGCATCACAACGCCCCAACAAAGACTGGGTCTTTAACCAAGACCATCCCGGCAAAATTCAAGTGTTTGATGGTCGTACCGGAGAGCCCTTTGACCGTCCTATTACGGTGGGCCAAGCCTATATGCTCAAACTGGTGCATTTGGTGGACGACAAAATCCACGCCCGTTCTACTGGGCCCTACTCCTTGGTTACCCAACAGCCTTTGGGGGGTAAAGCTCAACAGGGGGGACAACGGTTCGGGGAAATGGAAGTGTGGGCCCTGGAAGCCTATGGCGCTGCCTACATTTTGCAGGAACTACTCACTGTTAAATCCGATGATATGCAGGGCCGTAATGAAGCCCTCAACGCCATCGTTAAAGGGAAGAGTATTCCCCGCCCCGGTACACCAGAATCCTTCAAGGTGTTAATGCGGGAACTGCAATCCCTCGGCTTGGACATTGCCGCCCACAAGGTACAACTGTCTGAAGATGGTGAAAGCGCTGACGCAGAGGTGGATTTAATGATCGACAGCCAGCGTCGGGCTCCCAATCGTCCCACCTATGAGTCCCTCCACACCGAGGAAGATTTGGAAGAAGAAGAAGTCTAAAACGGCGATCGGAGCACAGGAAACAGTGAACAGTGTCTTACCCCCTGCTAACTGCTTCCTGATACCTGCTCCCTGATATCTGCTAACTGCTCCCTGAAACCTGAAACCTGAAATATGACTTTTTATAATTACACCATCGACAAAGGCCGCTTGAAAAAACTCATTGCCCTTGCCTACCGTCGTTACGGTTCGGCCCGCTGTTCTCAGTTGGCCGATGAACTGAAGGAACTGGGGTTTCGTTTTGCCACCAAAGCGGGGGTTTCCATTAGTGTAGATGATCTGACAATTCCTCCAGAGAAAAAACAGATGTTGGAGGCGGCAGAAAAGGAAATTCGCACCACGGAGGAACGCTACGCCCGGGGAGAAATCACCGAAGTAGAGCGGTTCCAAAAAGTAATTGATACCTGGAACAGTACTTCCGAAGAGTTGAAAGACCAGGTGGTGGTCAACTTCCGCAAAACTGATCCTCTTAACTCCGTGTACATGATGGCCTTCTCCGGCGCCCGGGGGAATATGAGCCAGGTGCGGCAGTTGGTGGGGATGCGGGGTTTGATGGCAGATCCCCAGGGGGAAATTATTGACTTGCCGATTAAAACTAACTTTCGAGAAGGTTTAACGGTTACCGAGTATGTAATTTCTTCCTACGGTGCCCGAAAGGGTCTGGTGGACACGGCTCTCCGGACGGCGGACTCTGGTTATCTCACCCGGCGTTTGGTGGACGTATCCCAGGACGTAATTGTGCGGGAACAGGACTGTGGCACCGAGCGCAGTCTGCGAGTAACGGCCATGACCGATGGAGATCAGGTAAAAATCAGCTTGGCTGATCGCCTGTTTGGTCGCTTGCTCGCCAAGGAT is a window of Synechocystis sp. PCC 7338 DNA encoding:
- a CDS encoding PAS domain S-box protein translates to MNFAFTPRETIARAIQWSCLCLPGELSAAEALNCWHHHHGQHPWEPEVEVKAFPPWALVLDSHGQLLGLLPDWQLAAALWTEKFSPAIALAELCLPCSLRLDSEKLPSLGEIMQIFATWGYGWDVIPVADRQYQTWGLLSVGNLIRSVNLCQLWQNLPLQVTASPPLCLGSETTLGQLIRHCFEQQISSLPVVYSSPLLPTATTRIPLGNVSLSHYFRSPNYGSLGLDNPIGPDLSPTFPLCTINQTYCHARELLRRQNDDYVIVTNISGAFVGWVGPQQWLATVQPDVLLEALQREMEMPRIVQHLEARIVWQQQQQQRNQHLIQKLLSHNPNLIYLYDLVKNEILYLNIPSTLVDGDSGEASIPNPMVEAGPWQALLLPPNYFAREELVTLQAHEKREFNFEFTDARRSVQYFTVEISAFEIDGGGQTSKILCLAQDVSQGKRAEAALHTKEQQLQILVNTIADGIVILDNRDKVIYANPMACQMFGLSEEEFLQSQLGLSNQEQTEIGINVSPEEEGVGEIKAVPIHWQGEDCRLVTVRDVTDRQRVLRKLRESEQVHRTLLEALPNLVWRLSSTGDVWECNQRTLAYFGRRGRKILGNTWQQFIEPGERERVQRQWHQGIAAQEFFQLECRFWRSDGQYRWHLLQILPLEDRFGSINGWLASSTDIDDLKQAERALRNQAQQEKLLSSISQRIRESLKLETILRTTVTEVRRTIRADRVLIYHIQEDGVGTTIAESVVNGQPSVMQMDLSPENFPPECYQRYLNGYIYASHDQLPDYASNCAVQCFTVAESQSRIVAPIVFDHGLWGLLIVHQCSTTRTWQTAEIQLMQSLGNQLAIAIQQSLLYERLQEELSERQRAEQKLLAVNQLQKGIFDVANYMIISTDREGFIRTFNRTAEEILGYTAAELIGQQTPLIFHDLEEMTSQAAQISQQLGQTLVPNSIDMFAIPAIQWGVYEREWTYITKTGDRLPVYISITALRDDQGNVDGLVGVITDLRRQKQIEIERQNLDFVVKNSTELIVITDLEQKVIFLNQAGQSLMGLENLEAAQSTYLSEYVSPEYLNFWQTEIIPQVFRAGAWEGEFSLQHYQTAAEIPVTASVFLLQDGNGQHPVNLVAIVHDITHIKNAEKRILAALETEKELGELRSRFISTTSHEFRTPLAIISSSTGILKKYWSKLDGQRRGQHLERIQESVHHMVELLDDVLTINRAETKYLPFEPQLLDLVGFCQGITDELQGSTEYHCLLFSYDGLRAGEAVAFDPKLLRQILTNLLGNAIKYSPPGHQVEFRLQRRGDDGIFSVQDYGIGIAPEEIPNLFDSFYRGTNVGSVPGTGLGLPIVKKCAELHGGAITVTSQLGQGSRFEVDLPLWYS
- the rpoB gene encoding DNA-directed RNA polymerase subunit beta, whose amino-acid sequence is MTNLATTMLPDLIEIQHASFHWFLEEGLIEELNSFSPISDYTGKLELHFLGKDYKLKQPKYDVDESKRRDASYSVQMYVPTRLVNKETGEIKEQEVFIGDLPLMTERGTFIINGAERVIVNQIVRSPGVYYKKELDKNGRRTYSASLIPNRGAWLKFETDKNGLVYVRIDKTRKLSAQVLLKAIGLSDNEILDSLSHPEFFQKTLDKEGNPTEEEALVELYKKLRPGEPPTVSGGQQLLESRFFDPKRYDLGRVGRYKLNKKLRLNEADTTRVLTPQDILAAINYLINLEFDVGTTDDIDHLGNRRVRSVGELLQNQIRVGLNRLERIIRERMTVSESDALTPASLVNPKPLVAAIKEFFGSSQLSQFMDQTNPLAELTHKRRISALGPGGLTRERAGFAVRDIHPSHHGRICPVETPEGPNAGLIGSLATCARVNDYGFIETPYFRVESGRVRKDLDPVYLTADEEDDMRVAPGDIPTDEEGNIIGESVPIRYRQEFSTTSPEQVDYVAVSPVQIISVATSMIPFLEHDDANRALMGSNMQRQAVPLLRPERPLVGTGLEAQAARDSGMVIVSRTHGIVTYVDATEIRVQPHSPDNPAEKGDEIVYPIQKYQRSNQDTCLNQRPLVYAGEDVVPGQVLADGSATEGGELALGQNILVAYMPWEGYNYEDAILISERLVYDDVYTSIHIEKFEIEARQTKLGPEEITREIPNVGEDALRNLDEHGIIRIGAWVESGDILVGKVTPKGEADQPPEEKLLRAIFGEKARDVRDNSLRVPNGEKGRVVDVRVFTREKGDELPPGANMVVRIYVAQKRKIQVGDKMAGRHGNKGIISRILPIEDMPYLPDGRPIDIALNPLGVPSRMNVGQVFECMLGWAGENLGVRFKITPFDEMYGEEASRDTVHGLLEEASQRPNKDWVFNQDHPGKIQVFDGRTGEPFDRPITVGQAYMLKLVHLVDDKIHARSTGPYSLVTQQPLGGKAQQGGQRFGEMEVWALEAYGAAYILQELLTVKSDDMQGRNEALNAIVKGKSIPRPGTPESFKVLMRELQSLGLDIAAHKVQLSEDGESADAEVDLMIDSQRRAPNRPTYESLHTEEDLEEEEV
- a CDS encoding TatD family hydrolase produces the protein MHLVDTHVHINFDVFAADLDQLQHRWQQAGVVQLVHSCVKPQEFDQIQTLADRFPELFFAVGLHPLDAQDWQTDTAGQILDYARADNRVVAIGEMGLDFFKADNRDHQIEVFRAQLAIARQLNRPVIIHCRDAADTMRQVLTEFQQEQGPVTGVMHCWGGSPEETQWFLDLGFYISFSGTVTFKKAEAIQASAQMVPPDRLLVETDCPFLAPVPQRGKRNEPAFVRHVAEAISALRHVPLETLAQQTTANARNLFKLPVPA
- the rpsT gene encoding 30S ribosomal protein S20 produces the protein MANIKSALKRIEIAERNRLQNKSYKSAIKTLMKKTFQSVEAYANDPNPDNLDTINTSMAAAFSKIDKAVKCKVIHKNNAARKKARLAKALQSALPAA